A part of Acidobacteriota bacterium genomic DNA contains:
- a CDS encoding sigma-54 dependent transcriptional regulator — protein MRTTAAVRAPETTTHRVAIVTPDEGVLPEVEEFLAKDFAVTFLHTAPELLPLLAEVPLDAVLLDLDTVGDKPEDGIAALEELRGINEDFILIALTRSRNRALRLKAGKVADEFFVAPVDFQELQIVLARALEKRDMEIENRRLREQIISKYSLGELIGGSEPMRRVYDAITRLAESPTTIIIRGESGTGKELVARALVQFSSRSEKPYISVNCAALPENLIEAELFGHEKGAFTGAHAARAGHIELAHGGTLFLDEIGSLAHALQSKLLRVLEERTVQRLGGKTPKKVDFRLVTATNDNLEEMVRAGRFREDLYYRIHVVPIFLPPLRERPGDIALLVDHFLRIYCAANKLPLKNVEPGVMDVLEDYPWPGNVRELENVVQRLVLMAEGTTITVKHLPQQLLASSTATQEALLIPEGGLDFDEEMRRIEIAYLQAALRRTEGKKSAASELLRIDPQKMKYLCRKYRIDVGR, from the coding sequence ATGCGCACAACCGCCGCGGTCCGAGCTCCGGAAACGACCACGCACCGCGTAGCCATCGTCACTCCGGACGAGGGCGTCCTGCCCGAGGTCGAGGAATTCCTCGCCAAGGACTTCGCCGTCACCTTTCTGCATACTGCACCGGAGCTGCTCCCGCTCCTTGCTGAGGTGCCCCTCGACGCGGTGTTGCTCGACCTCGACACCGTGGGCGACAAGCCTGAAGATGGCATCGCCGCGCTCGAAGAGCTGCGTGGCATCAACGAAGACTTCATCCTTATCGCGCTTACCCGTTCGCGCAATCGGGCGCTCCGCCTGAAGGCGGGCAAGGTGGCCGATGAGTTTTTCGTCGCGCCGGTGGATTTCCAGGAACTACAGATCGTACTCGCACGCGCCCTCGAGAAGCGCGACATGGAGATCGAGAACCGTCGGCTGCGCGAACAGATCATCAGCAAGTATTCGCTAGGCGAGCTGATCGGCGGCTCCGAGCCGATGCGGCGCGTCTACGATGCCATCACGCGGTTGGCCGAGAGTCCCACCACCATCATCATTCGTGGCGAGAGCGGCACTGGCAAGGAACTGGTGGCGCGCGCGCTGGTCCAGTTCTCCAGTCGTAGCGAGAAGCCGTACATCAGCGTGAACTGCGCCGCACTGCCCGAGAACCTGATCGAGGCTGAACTCTTCGGACATGAAAAGGGAGCGTTCACCGGTGCGCACGCCGCTCGCGCGGGACACATCGAGCTGGCGCACGGCGGCACGCTCTTTCTTGATGAGATCGGATCGCTCGCCCACGCCTTGCAGAGCAAGCTGCTGCGCGTGCTGGAAGAACGGACGGTGCAGCGCCTCGGCGGCAAGACGCCGAAGAAGGTCGACTTCCGCCTGGTCACGGCCACCAACGACAACCTGGAAGAAATGGTGCGGGCCGGTCGCTTCCGCGAGGATCTCTATTACCGCATCCATGTAGTGCCTATCTTCCTGCCACCGTTGCGGGAGCGCCCCGGAGACATCGCTCTGCTCGTCGATCACTTCCTGCGCATCTACTGCGCGGCCAACAAGCTACCCCTCAAGAACGTGGAGCCGGGGGTGATGGACGTACTCGAGGACTATCCCTGGCCGGGCAACGTGCGCGAGCTGGAGAACGTGGTGCAGCGCCTGGTGCTGATGGCCGAAGGCACCACCATCACGGTGAAGCATCTGCCCCAGCAACTGCTGGCGTCGTCTACCGCCACGCAAGAAGCGCTGCTCATTCCCGAGGGTGGACTGGACTTCGATGAAGAGATGCGCCGCATCGAGATCGCATATCTGCAAGCGGCGTTGCGCCGCACCGAAGGGAAGAAGTCAGCCGCCTCCGAGTTGCTGCGTATCGATCCGCAGAAGATGAAGTACCTCTGCCGCAAGTACCGGATTGACGTCGGGCGGTGA